The following proteins come from a genomic window of Streptomyces sp. NBC_00539:
- a CDS encoding roadblock/LC7 domain-containing protein, with protein MALDKQLDWLLDDLTRRVPQVRHAVVLSNDGLVTGASAGLAREDAEHLAAVAAGLQSLAKGSGRHFRAGDVRQTMVEYDEGFLFVVAAGAGSCLCALSAAEADIVQVAYEMTLMVNRVGEHLGVTERRITGG; from the coding sequence ATGGCATTGGACAAGCAGCTCGACTGGCTGCTCGACGACCTGACGCGCAGGGTGCCGCAAGTGCGGCACGCGGTGGTGCTGTCCAACGACGGGCTGGTCACAGGAGCGAGTGCCGGGCTGGCGCGGGAGGACGCCGAGCACCTGGCGGCGGTCGCGGCCGGACTGCAGAGCCTGGCGAAGGGGTCGGGGCGGCACTTCCGCGCGGGTGACGTCCGGCAGACGATGGTCGAGTACGACGAGGGGTTCCTGTTCGTCGTGGCCGCGGGCGCGGGCAGTTGCTTGTGCGCGCTGAGCGCCGCCGAGGCGGACATCGTGCAGGTCGCGTACGAGATGACGCTGATGGTGAACCGGGTCGGCGAGCACTTGGGCGTCACCGAGCGGCGGATCACGGGAGGCTGA
- a CDS encoding GTP-binding protein translates to MGLQDDGPALDDGADAESAPLALKILVAGGFGAGKTTLVGSVSEIRPLRTEELLSRAGELVDDTGGVGRKTTTTVAMDFGRITIRDGLSLYLFGTPGQDRFWFLWDELSQGALGAVVLADTRRLEDCFPAVDYFEHRRIPFLVAVNCFTEARRYGANEVARALDLEQGTPVVLCDARDKDSGKEVLVRLVEYAGRVHTARLLDSVGPPTGPH, encoded by the coding sequence ATGGGACTGCAGGACGACGGACCGGCCCTGGACGACGGAGCGGACGCGGAGTCGGCTCCGCTGGCGCTGAAGATCCTCGTGGCGGGTGGTTTCGGGGCGGGCAAGACCACCCTGGTCGGGTCGGTCAGCGAGATCAGGCCGCTGCGGACCGAGGAACTGCTCAGCCGGGCGGGGGAGCTCGTCGACGACACGGGAGGCGTCGGCCGCAAGACGACCACGACGGTGGCCATGGACTTCGGGCGGATCACCATCAGGGACGGGTTGTCGCTGTACCTGTTCGGGACGCCGGGTCAGGACCGGTTCTGGTTCCTCTGGGACGAGTTGTCGCAGGGCGCACTGGGCGCGGTGGTGCTCGCGGACACCCGGCGGCTGGAGGACTGCTTTCCGGCCGTCGACTACTTCGAGCACCGCCGGATCCCCTTCCTGGTGGCCGTCAACTGTTTCACCGAAGCCCGGCGGTACGGGGCGAACGAGGTGGCGCGGGCCCTGGACCTGGAGCAGGGGACGCCGGTGGTGCTGTGCGACGCACGGGACAAGGACTCGGGGAAGGAAGTGCTGGTCAGGCTGGTGGAGTACGCCGGGCGTGTGCACACCGCCCGACTGCTCGACTCCGTCGGTCCGCCGACGGGGCCGCACTGA
- a CDS encoding MHYT domain-containing protein, whose protein sequence is MGHLHHAAYGWLTPALSYVMACIGAALGLRCTVRALAATGSTRRNWLLTAASAIAAGIWTMHFVAMLGFEVTGTDIHYDVPLTVLSLLVAVLVVGAGVFTVGYGQGRGRALLLGGLTTGLGVASMHYLGMAALRLHGTVSYRPLAVALSIAIAVLAATVALWAALHTRSPQAVALASLVMGAAVSSMHYTGMLAVAVRVTPSDAALPGATAMQFVFPLAVGLGSYLFLTCAFVALSPTAGERAASASARSLGEGAVGAR, encoded by the coding sequence ATGGGACACCTGCACCACGCCGCCTATGGCTGGCTGACACCCGCGCTGTCATATGTGATGGCCTGCATCGGCGCCGCCCTCGGGCTGCGCTGCACCGTCCGCGCCCTCGCCGCGACCGGATCCACCCGCCGCAACTGGCTCCTCACCGCCGCCTCCGCCATCGCAGCCGGCATCTGGACGATGCACTTCGTCGCCATGCTCGGATTCGAGGTGACGGGGACCGACATCCACTACGACGTCCCGCTGACCGTCCTCAGCCTCCTCGTCGCCGTGCTCGTCGTAGGCGCGGGCGTCTTCACCGTCGGCTACGGCCAGGGCCGCGGCCGCGCCCTGCTCCTCGGCGGTCTCACCACCGGCCTGGGTGTCGCCAGCATGCACTACCTCGGGATGGCCGCCCTGCGCCTGCACGGCACGGTCTCCTACCGGCCGCTCGCCGTCGCGCTCTCGATCGCCATCGCCGTCCTCGCCGCGACCGTCGCCCTGTGGGCCGCTCTCCACACCAGGTCGCCGCAGGCCGTCGCCCTCGCCTCGCTCGTCATGGGCGCCGCCGTCAGCAGCATGCACTACACCGGGATGCTGGCCGTCGCCGTCCGCGTCACCCCCTCCGACGCCGCCCTGCCCGGTGCGACCGCCATGCAGTTCGTCTTCCCCCTCGCGGTCGGGCTCGGCTCCTACCTCTTCCTCACCTGCGCGTTCGTGGCCCTGTCCCCGACCGCCGGTGAACGGGCCGCCTCGGCGTCGGCGCGCAGCCTCGGGGAGGGCGCCGTGGGAGCCCGCTGA
- a CDS encoding YchJ family protein, producing MSTPALPCPCGLPAAYPQCCGRFHSGERQAPTAELLMRSRFSAFAVGDTAYLLRSWHSSTRPAGLELHPGQRWERLEVLATERGGMFETEGSVEFRAHYREGRHTGSLHERSAFSREEGAWVYVGPLSPVDFD from the coding sequence ATGTCCACGCCGGCCCTCCCCTGTCCCTGCGGGCTGCCCGCCGCCTATCCGCAGTGCTGCGGCCGCTTCCACTCCGGTGAGCGGCAGGCCCCCACCGCCGAACTGCTCATGCGCTCCCGGTTCAGCGCGTTCGCCGTCGGCGACACCGCCTACCTGCTGCGCTCCTGGCACTCCTCGACCCGCCCGGCCGGGCTCGAACTGCACCCCGGCCAGCGCTGGGAGCGGCTGGAGGTCCTCGCCACCGAGCGCGGCGGGATGTTCGAGACGGAGGGATCGGTGGAGTTCCGGGCGCACTACCGCGAGGGCCGGCACACCGGGTCCCTGCACGAACGCAGCGCCTTCTCCCGGGAGGAAGGGGCCTGGGTCTACGTCGGCCCCCTCTCCCCCGTCGACTTCGACTGA
- a CDS encoding DUF742 domain-containing protein, translating to MEGHWYDAEAGPLVRPYAMTGGRTKPGPHGVRFDLIALVVVDGATAAAGDEALLGPEHRALLGLCRAQTQSVAELAADADLPVGVVRVLLGDLLEGGHVSVSRPVPPARLPDERILREVIEGLRAL from the coding sequence ATGGAAGGCCACTGGTACGACGCGGAGGCGGGCCCGCTCGTGCGTCCCTACGCCATGACGGGAGGGCGCACCAAGCCGGGCCCGCACGGGGTCAGGTTCGACCTGATCGCCCTGGTCGTGGTGGACGGGGCGACCGCGGCCGCGGGGGACGAGGCGCTGCTGGGCCCCGAGCACCGTGCACTGCTCGGGCTCTGCCGGGCGCAGACGCAGTCGGTGGCGGAACTGGCGGCCGACGCCGACCTGCCGGTGGGCGTCGTGCGGGTCCTGTTGGGAGACCTGTTGGAGGGCGGCCACGTGTCGGTCAGCCGCCCGGTACCGCCCGCCCGGCTCCCCGACGAGCGGATTCTGCGGGAAGTCATCGAAGGATTGCGAGCACTGTGA
- a CDS encoding roadblock/LC7 domain-containing protein, producing the protein MSEQRRPGLGAVHGSGGELDWLLDDLVVRVREVRHVVVLSDDGLAVGSSSRLSREDAEHLAAVASGFQSLAKGAGRHFHAGGVRQTMVEMEDGFLFVAAAGEGSCMAVLSAANADIGLIAYEMARLVKRVGEHLHTPPRFTARPPAAG; encoded by the coding sequence ATGTCCGAGCAGCGCAGACCCGGCCTGGGCGCGGTACACGGATCCGGCGGCGAACTGGACTGGCTGCTGGACGACCTGGTGGTGCGGGTCCGGGAGGTCCGTCACGTCGTGGTCCTGTCCGACGACGGCCTCGCCGTCGGTTCCTCCAGCCGACTGAGCCGCGAGGACGCCGAGCACCTGGCCGCCGTCGCGTCGGGCTTCCAGAGTCTCGCCAAGGGCGCGGGGCGGCACTTCCACGCCGGAGGCGTGCGCCAGACGATGGTGGAGATGGAGGACGGGTTCCTGTTCGTCGCGGCTGCCGGGGAAGGCTCCTGCATGGCCGTCCTCAGCGCAGCGAACGCCGACATCGGGCTGATCGCCTACGAGATGGCCCGGCTGGTCAAGCGCGTCGGTGAACACCTCCACACCCCGCCGAGGTTCACGGCGCGGCCCCCGGCCGCGGGTTGA
- a CDS encoding MOSC domain-containing protein: protein MGSAQVTAVSSNGVYSFTKPRRESITLLAGLGVEGDVHAGVTVKHRSRVAQDPTQPNLRQVHLIHRELFDEVAGAGFTVGPGQLGENVTTEGVDLLALPVGTLLRLGEEAVVEVTGLRNPCLQIDNFRKGLLKQVVGRDEEGRRVLKAGVMGVVRHGGTIRPGDPITVTLPPAPHVPLERV, encoded by the coding sequence ATGGGCAGCGCACAGGTGACGGCGGTCAGCAGCAACGGCGTCTACTCCTTCACCAAGCCCCGGCGGGAGAGCATCACGCTGCTCGCCGGGCTCGGCGTCGAGGGAGACGTCCACGCCGGGGTCACCGTCAAACACCGCTCACGCGTGGCCCAGGACCCGACCCAGCCGAACCTGCGGCAGGTCCACCTGATCCACCGCGAGCTCTTCGACGAGGTCGCCGGAGCCGGCTTCACCGTCGGACCGGGCCAGCTGGGGGAGAACGTCACCACGGAGGGCGTGGACCTCCTCGCCCTGCCCGTCGGGACGCTGCTGCGCCTCGGTGAGGAGGCGGTGGTGGAGGTGACCGGCCTGCGCAACCCGTGCCTGCAGATCGACAATTTCCGCAAGGGGCTGCTCAAGCAGGTCGTAGGCAGGGACGAGGAAGGCCGCCGGGTGCTCAAGGCCGGCGTCATGGGCGTGGTCCGGCACGGCGGCACCATCCGCCCGGGCGACCCCATCACCGTCACCCTGCCGCCGGCCCCGCACGTACCGCTCGAACGCGTCTGA
- a CDS encoding acyl-CoA thioesterase, with translation MTNPAERLVDLLDLEQIEVNIFRGASPQESLQRVFGGQVAGQALVAAGRTTESDRPVHSLHAYFLRPGIPGVPIVYQVERVRDGRSFTTRRVTAVQQGKTIFNLTASFHHPEEGGIEHQLPPRLDFPHPDTLPKVVDEIREHLGALPEALERMARRQPFDIRYVDRLRWTPQELKDADPRSAVWMRAVGPLGDDPLVHTCALTYASDMTLLDAVRIPVEPLWGMRGFDMASLDHAMWFHRPFRADEWFLYDQESPISHGGRGLARGRIYDLEGKLLVSVVQEGLFRPYPSSPSSPKN, from the coding sequence ATGACCAACCCCGCCGAGAGACTGGTCGATCTGCTCGATCTGGAGCAGATCGAGGTCAACATCTTCCGGGGCGCGAGCCCCCAGGAGTCCCTCCAGCGCGTGTTCGGCGGGCAGGTCGCCGGCCAGGCGCTGGTGGCGGCCGGCCGCACCACCGAGAGCGACCGTCCCGTCCACTCGCTGCACGCGTACTTCCTGCGCCCCGGCATCCCGGGGGTACCGATCGTGTACCAGGTGGAGCGGGTGCGCGACGGGCGTTCCTTCACCACGCGCCGCGTCACCGCGGTCCAGCAGGGCAAGACCATCTTCAACCTGACCGCTTCCTTCCATCACCCGGAGGAGGGCGGCATCGAGCACCAGCTGCCTCCTCGCCTCGACTTCCCGCACCCGGACACGCTGCCGAAGGTGGTCGACGAGATCCGCGAGCACCTGGGCGCGCTGCCCGAGGCGCTGGAACGGATGGCCCGCCGTCAGCCCTTCGACATCCGGTACGTGGACCGGCTCCGCTGGACCCCGCAGGAGCTCAAGGACGCAGATCCGCGCAGCGCCGTGTGGATGCGCGCCGTCGGCCCGCTGGGCGACGACCCTCTCGTCCACACCTGCGCCCTCACCTACGCCAGTGACATGACCCTCCTCGACGCCGTGCGCATCCCCGTGGAACCCCTGTGGGGCATGCGCGGTTTCGACATGGCCTCCCTCGACCACGCCATGTGGTTCCACCGGCCGTTCCGGGCGGACGAGTGGTTCCTGTACGACCAGGAGTCGCCCATCTCGCACGGCGGCCGGGGCCTGGCCCGCGGTCGCATCTACGACCTGGAGGGCAAGCTGCTGGTCTCGGTGGTCCAAGAAGGCCTCTTCCGCCCGTACCCGTCCTCTCCGTCATCCCCGAAGAACTGA
- a CDS encoding methyltransferase domain-containing protein, whose translation MSEDHTHVREFFGARAADWDRKFPGDGPAFARAVAQSGLRPGDRVLDAGCGTGRALPVLRAAVGPSGTVIGADLTPQMLTAARDAGRGGAAALLLTDVARLPLRDGVLDAVFAAGLIAHLPDPESNLIELARVVRPAGRLVLFHPIGRAALAARQGRELSPDDLRAAHNLGPLLSAAGWEMISYADEDDRFLALAARRP comes from the coding sequence ATGAGCGAAGACCACACGCATGTCCGGGAGTTCTTCGGGGCGCGCGCCGCGGACTGGGACCGCAAGTTTCCGGGTGACGGCCCCGCCTTCGCGCGCGCCGTGGCCCAGTCCGGTCTGCGACCGGGAGACAGGGTGCTCGACGCGGGCTGCGGCACCGGGCGCGCCCTGCCGGTACTGCGCGCGGCCGTCGGGCCCTCGGGGACGGTGATCGGCGCGGATCTCACCCCGCAGATGCTCACCGCCGCGCGGGACGCCGGCCGGGGCGGAGCGGCGGCGCTGCTGCTCACGGACGTGGCGCGGCTGCCGCTTCGTGACGGGGTGCTGGACGCGGTGTTCGCGGCCGGCCTGATCGCGCACCTGCCCGATCCGGAGTCGAACCTGATCGAGCTCGCCCGTGTGGTCCGCCCGGCCGGGCGCCTCGTGCTGTTCCACCCGATCGGGCGGGCGGCCCTGGCCGCGCGCCAGGGCCGCGAGCTCAGCCCGGACGATCTGAGGGCCGCCCACAATTTGGGCCCGCTGCTGTCGGCGGCGGGCTGGGAGATGATCTCGTACGCGGACGAGGACGACCGTTTCCTGGCCCTGGCCGCCCGCCGCCCCTGA
- a CDS encoding TetR/AcrR family transcriptional regulator, protein MGRMPLADRRRQLTEAAIRAMTRDGVARTTTRSIAAEAGLSLSVFHYCFDSKQALLESVIETITEHCIRVVREALRPRATLHETIRAGFQAYWDHVVAHPGEHMLTYELTQYALRQPGFAHLARRQHQLYSDTYGDLIDRLRTAMAFELAAPTEVLARYLAAMTDGLTLRFLVLGDEGAASEILDMITDHVTGLVRVPAP, encoded by the coding sequence ATGGGACGCATGCCCCTGGCCGACCGGCGGCGCCAGCTGACCGAGGCGGCGATCCGGGCGATGACCCGCGACGGCGTCGCCCGGACGACCACCCGGTCCATCGCCGCCGAGGCCGGGCTGTCGCTGAGCGTCTTCCACTACTGCTTCGACTCGAAGCAGGCGCTGCTGGAATCCGTCATCGAGACGATCACCGAACACTGCATCCGGGTGGTCCGGGAGGCGCTCCGCCCCCGGGCCACCCTCCACGAGACGATCCGGGCCGGTTTCCAGGCCTACTGGGACCACGTGGTGGCCCACCCGGGCGAGCACATGCTCACCTACGAACTCACCCAGTACGCCCTGCGCCAGCCCGGCTTCGCCCACCTCGCGCGACGGCAGCACCAGCTGTACTCCGACACCTACGGTGACCTCATCGACCGGCTCCGCACGGCCATGGCCTTCGAACTCGCCGCCCCTACCGAGGTCCTCGCCCGGTACCTCGCCGCCATGACGGACGGCCTGACCCTGCGTTTCCTCGTCCTCGGGGACGAAGGGGCCGCCTCCGAGATCCTGGACATGATCACCGACCACGTCACCGGACTGGTACGCGTTCCCGCCCCCTGA
- a CDS encoding sensor histidine kinase: MRTPRRRPQAAPPARGRRAHAGPPADEPPDGARSDAPGSSAPDKRPRIRLRPGTVRAKVVSLLMVPVVSLLGLWGFATVSTAQDIARLGRVQRIDAQIRTPLTAALTELQAERRAAVRFLADPAAEQGAALEQQARRTDAAVRRLRLGDRNTVADSGDHPREVVARLGAFVAAAEQLGPFRGQVAGRATGADTAYETYTRVADAALAAAGSLSGGREPELGAGDRVLLEFGRAGELLSREDALLALPGASGASGASGGQALRRLTGVIETRRAVTDSAARDLPDAGRRAWEAVTGSAPYAALTGAEERALGTAAPGNGSAAKEAHGVPAGWDSAYAEVGASLREIADAAHAGATGRTGAAGRSGAFAEGAFGASGAAVLLGLAAVAASLVISVRIGRALVVELVSLRNTALEIAHRKLPHAMERLRSGQEIDIDAETTPGPAADDEIAQVGEALSTVHRAALSAAVERAELADGVSGVFVNLARRSQVLVHKQLTLLDSMERRAEDPSELGDLFRLDHLTTRMRRHAESLIILSGAAPGRAWRVPVPLTNVVRAAVSEIEDYPRVEVRRLAEAAIVGGAVADLTHLLAELIENAAQFSPPHTKVRVTGEPVGAGYVVEVEDRGLGMGSAALDEANRRIEQSEALDLFDSDRLGLFVVSRLAARHGIRVQLRTSPYGGTTAVVLLPNSVIQGVSTAVPPQPAEEPELRRPAPAPPEEPEPRRPAPVASLRPRGPGGGDTSRKAPAAASPPPAAVTELPRRVRQASLVPQLREVPAPAEAAGAPRTGEPPGLSPEQARDRMAAYRAGWARGAREKSPHHDSEGES, encoded by the coding sequence ATGCGCACACCCCGCAGGAGACCGCAAGCAGCGCCCCCGGCGCGCGGCCGCCGGGCGCACGCCGGGCCACCTGCCGACGAGCCGCCGGACGGGGCGCGCAGCGACGCCCCGGGGTCCTCGGCCCCGGACAAGCGGCCCCGGATCCGCCTGCGCCCCGGCACCGTGCGCGCCAAGGTCGTCTCCCTGCTGATGGTCCCGGTCGTCTCGCTGCTCGGGCTGTGGGGCTTCGCCACGGTGAGCACCGCCCAGGACATCGCCCGCCTCGGCCGCGTCCAGCGGATCGACGCACAGATACGCACCCCCCTGACGGCCGCCCTCACCGAACTCCAGGCCGAGCGGCGCGCAGCCGTCCGCTTCCTGGCGGACCCCGCGGCCGAGCAGGGCGCCGCCCTGGAGCAGCAGGCCCGGCGCACCGACGCGGCCGTACGGCGCCTGCGGCTCGGCGACCGGAACACGGTGGCCGACTCCGGTGACCACCCGAGGGAGGTGGTCGCCCGGCTCGGTGCCTTCGTGGCCGCGGCCGAGCAGCTCGGCCCGTTCCGCGGGCAAGTCGCCGGCCGGGCCACCGGCGCCGACACCGCCTACGAGACCTACACCCGGGTGGCCGACGCCGCTCTCGCCGCAGCCGGGTCCCTCTCCGGCGGCCGGGAGCCCGAGCTCGGGGCCGGGGACAGGGTGCTGCTGGAGTTCGGCCGGGCCGGGGAACTGCTGTCCCGCGAAGACGCGCTGCTCGCCCTGCCCGGTGCGTCCGGTGCGTCCGGTGCGTCCGGTGGGCAGGCGCTGCGCCGCCTGACCGGTGTCATCGAGACCCGGAGGGCGGTGACCGACTCGGCCGCGCGTGACCTGCCCGACGCCGGGCGGCGTGCCTGGGAGGCGGTGACCGGGAGCGCCCCGTACGCCGCGCTCACCGGCGCCGAGGAACGGGCGCTGGGGACTGCCGCCCCGGGGAACGGGAGTGCGGCGAAGGAGGCCCACGGGGTGCCCGCCGGATGGGACTCCGCGTACGCCGAAGTCGGCGCCTCCCTGCGGGAGATCGCGGACGCCGCCCACGCGGGAGCCACCGGCCGCACAGGAGCCGCAGGCCGCTCGGGCGCGTTCGCCGAGGGTGCGTTCGGTGCGTCGGGTGCCGCCGTGCTCCTGGGCCTGGCCGCCGTCGCCGCCTCCCTCGTCATCTCCGTGCGCATCGGACGCGCCCTCGTCGTAGAGCTGGTCTCGCTGCGCAACACCGCACTGGAGATCGCGCACCGCAAGCTCCCGCACGCCATGGAGCGGCTGCGGTCCGGACAGGAGATCGACATCGACGCCGAGACCACGCCCGGGCCGGCCGCGGACGACGAGATCGCCCAGGTCGGCGAGGCGCTGTCCACCGTCCACCGGGCCGCCCTGAGCGCCGCCGTCGAGCGCGCCGAACTCGCCGACGGCGTCAGCGGCGTCTTCGTCAACCTCGCCCGGCGCAGCCAGGTCCTGGTGCACAAGCAGCTCACCCTGCTCGACTCGATGGAACGGCGCGCCGAAGACCCGAGCGAGCTCGGAGACCTCTTCCGGCTCGACCACCTCACCACCCGGATGCGCCGGCACGCCGAGAGCCTGATCATCCTTTCCGGCGCCGCCCCCGGCCGGGCGTGGCGGGTGCCGGTACCACTGACCAACGTCGTCCGCGCCGCCGTCTCCGAGATCGAGGACTACCCGCGCGTAGAGGTCCGCCGGCTCGCCGAGGCCGCCATCGTGGGCGGCGCCGTGGCCGACCTCACCCACCTGCTCGCCGAACTGATCGAAAACGCGGCGCAGTTCTCACCGCCGCACACCAAGGTCCGGGTCACCGGTGAGCCGGTGGGGGCCGGATACGTCGTCGAAGTGGAGGACCGTGGGCTCGGCATGGGCAGTGCCGCACTCGACGAGGCGAACCGCCGCATCGAGCAGTCCGAGGCACTCGACCTCTTCGACAGCGACCGTCTCGGGCTGTTCGTCGTCAGCCGGCTCGCGGCCCGGCACGGGATCCGGGTGCAGCTGCGCACGTCCCCCTACGGGGGGACCACCGCGGTGGTCCTGTTGCCCAACTCCGTGATCCAGGGCGTGAGCACCGCTGTCCCTCCGCAGCCGGCCGAGGAACCGGAGCTCCGGCGTCCGGCTCCGGCGCCTCCCGAAGAGCCGGAGCCCCGGCGTCCCGCCCCGGTGGCGTCGCTCCGGCCGCGCGGCCCCGGTGGCGGTGACACCAGCAGGAAGGCCCCGGCGGCCGCGTCGCCCCCACCCGCGGCGGTGACCGAACTGCCGCGCAGGGTCCGCCAGGCCAGCCTGGTCCCGCAGCTGCGCGAGGTCCCCGCCCCGGCGGAGGCCGCCGGGGCGCCCCGGACCGGTGAGCCGCCGGGCCTCAGCCCGGAGCAGGCGCGGGACCGGATGGCGGCGTACCGGGCCGGCTGGGCGCGCGGCGCCCGGGAGAAGTCCCCTCACCACGACAGCGAAGGAGAATCCTGA
- a CDS encoding DUF6397 family protein: protein MKSDVQGCAVLDEPGRMMPEVRAQAGAEVPADASQDQLLGAVRAARELGLKRGEFARAVQLGLVRAGPRAPSGAARFTPGELERVRAGEGFPQALRARVETVAGADAAAEVLGVGPSRLTRLARCGHLVPVGYRINRYRAVVWLYLAAELREFAVREAGMLRGIASPGDRELIAARTDLRPRAWRGRHVGLLLRRTVDPWERAAVLASVLPEEEVRAVVPDPAERIVLAALAPPPPYGHPQLPAAAAVALPLLRAQEPDEVHWYRTSLEFALTGARGQSKSTGERGPT from the coding sequence ATGAAGAGTGATGTGCAGGGCTGCGCCGTACTGGACGAACCCGGGCGGATGATGCCCGAGGTGCGCGCGCAGGCAGGGGCGGAGGTACCGGCGGACGCGTCGCAGGACCAGCTGCTCGGCGCCGTCCGGGCGGCCCGGGAACTGGGGCTCAAACGGGGCGAGTTCGCCCGGGCCGTCCAGCTGGGGCTGGTGCGCGCGGGACCACGGGCGCCGAGCGGGGCAGCCCGCTTCACCCCGGGCGAGCTGGAGCGTGTCCGCGCGGGCGAGGGATTTCCGCAGGCGCTGCGCGCGCGGGTCGAGACCGTGGCGGGTGCGGACGCCGCGGCCGAGGTGCTGGGGGTCGGGCCGAGCCGGTTGACCCGGCTCGCGCGTTGCGGGCACCTCGTCCCGGTCGGTTACCGGATCAACCGGTACCGGGCCGTGGTGTGGCTCTATCTGGCGGCAGAACTGAGGGAGTTCGCCGTCCGGGAGGCCGGGATGCTGAGGGGCATCGCGTCCCCTGGGGACCGCGAGCTGATCGCGGCCAGGACGGACCTGCGGCCGCGGGCGTGGCGCGGGCGGCACGTGGGGCTGCTGTTGAGACGAACCGTCGACCCCTGGGAGCGGGCGGCCGTACTGGCCTCCGTCCTCCCGGAGGAAGAGGTACGGGCGGTGGTGCCCGATCCGGCGGAGCGGATCGTCCTGGCGGCCCTCGCACCGCCCCCGCCGTACGGGCATCCGCAGCTGCCGGCGGCCGCGGCCGTGGCGCTGCCGCTGCTACGGGCGCAGGAGCCGGATGAGGTCCACTGGTACCGCACCAGCCTGGAGTTCGCCTTGACCGGGGCGCGTGGTCAGTCGAAGTCGACGGGGGAGAGGGGGCCGACGTAG